A single genomic interval of Mucilaginibacter robiniae harbors:
- a CDS encoding response regulator transcription factor: MKVLIVEDEPELSASIVSYLLNEKYQCDTAEDFMQAENKIIDFNYDCVIVDIGLPGGNGLDLIRLVKRMKKNEGIIVISANGALSDKIIGLNLGADDYLAKPFHLSELIARLNAIIRRRNFNGAEVFEHNELRVQVEDKLVFVHDKAIVLNKKELDLLLFLITNRRRVISKSAISQHLSQNESGYYRGYDVVYAHMKNLKRKLADAGCRDYIKTIYGVGYKLDCDEAIS, translated from the coding sequence ATGAAAGTACTAATTGTGGAAGACGAACCTGAATTATCGGCAAGTATTGTTTCTTATTTGCTTAATGAAAAATACCAGTGTGACACAGCCGAAGATTTCATGCAGGCTGAAAACAAGATCATCGATTTTAATTACGATTGCGTAATCGTGGATATCGGATTACCCGGCGGAAATGGGCTGGACTTGATCAGGCTGGTTAAAAGAATGAAGAAAAATGAAGGGATAATAGTAATATCTGCCAATGGGGCTTTAAGTGATAAGATTATTGGGCTTAATTTGGGGGCGGATGATTATCTAGCTAAACCATTTCACCTTTCCGAACTTATAGCAAGATTAAATGCAATCATTCGCCGCCGAAATTTTAATGGTGCCGAAGTTTTTGAGCACAACGAACTGCGCGTACAAGTTGAAGACAAATTGGTATTTGTGCATGATAAAGCAATTGTATTAAACAAGAAAGAACTAGACCTGCTGTTGTTCCTGATCACCAACAGAAGGCGTGTTATCTCAAAGTCCGCGATCTCACAACATCTGTCTCAAAATGAAAGTGGCTATTATCGTGGTTACGATGTGGTATATGCCCATATGAAGAACTTAAAAAGGAAATTGGCGGATGCCGGGTGCCGCGACTACATTAAAACCATTTATGGCGTAGGCTATAAACTTGACTGTGATGAAGCTATTAGCTAA
- a CDS encoding efflux RND transporter periplasmic adaptor subunit — translation MKNYIVLLCLLLALGACHSNDNAPANHVRPRTAVQITQIGIGTICDDLVLSGTSVYLKRNLVTSSIAAFITNVYVKLGDHVRKGQPLYLLESKERKALGNDITKVDPSLKSFGLITLTAPASGIITTFDKQQTGEYVLEGTQLCTIAASNDLAFQVNVPYEYADLVKPGKKCLITLPDKTVYKATITTPLATMNVTEQTQVLLARPDQDLFLPENLLAKVAFDRSEPGNQQVLPKTCVVSDELLKDFWVMKLVNDSTAVKVPVKTGNKNNTSIEILSPTFQKGDKILITGNYGLADTALVTVTQ, via the coding sequence ATGAAAAACTATATCGTTCTTTTATGCCTTTTACTGGCACTGGGCGCCTGCCACAGCAATGATAACGCTCCGGCTAACCATGTCAGGCCGAGAACCGCCGTACAGATAACCCAGATCGGGATCGGTACCATTTGTGATGACCTGGTGCTTTCCGGCACTTCGGTTTACCTTAAAAGGAATCTGGTAACCTCTTCCATCGCCGCATTTATTACAAATGTCTACGTTAAATTAGGTGATCACGTGCGGAAAGGGCAGCCGCTTTATTTACTGGAATCCAAGGAGCGCAAAGCATTGGGTAACGATATCACCAAGGTAGACCCTTCACTAAAAAGCTTTGGACTGATCACCCTTACAGCGCCGGCCTCGGGGATCATCACCACTTTTGATAAGCAGCAAACCGGGGAGTACGTGCTGGAGGGTACCCAACTTTGTACGATCGCCGCCAGTAACGATCTGGCTTTCCAGGTCAACGTCCCTTATGAATATGCCGATCTGGTCAAACCGGGAAAGAAATGTCTGATCACCCTTCCCGATAAGACGGTGTATAAAGCTACCATTACCACGCCGCTGGCTACCATGAACGTGACCGAACAAACACAGGTGTTGCTGGCCCGGCCCGATCAGGATCTTTTCCTGCCCGAAAACTTGCTGGCCAAGGTCGCCTTTGATCGCTCTGAACCGGGGAACCAGCAAGTGCTTCCCAAAACTTGTGTAGTGAGCGACGAACTGCTGAAAGATTTTTGGGTAATGAAACTGGTTAATGACAGCACGGCTGTAAAGGTCCCGGTAAAAACCGGCAACAAGAACAATACGTCTATTGAGATACTTTCCCCCACATTTCAAAAAGGCGATAAGATCCTGATTACGGGTAATTATGGTTTAGCCGACACCGCCCTCGTAACTGTTACTCAATAA
- a CDS encoding phosphatase PAP2 family protein produces the protein MISPKKISPKSAGLLCLFCISSSVVLATLFYNQDKTIVLFLNHLRNPTRDLFWLTVTNSAGIIAYGTSFIALIVSLFTKEKELKYKCMAIVAAAIFSATTATALKFIIQKPRPVRMLTTIHVLGPAGGWSYPSGHTSDAFFLAMALALTLPQYKKTVFLFYIWALLVGFSRIYLGAHYLSDVLGGIGVGSAMSLLAYRLIESVAKKHHALL, from the coding sequence ATGATCTCCCCCAAAAAAATATCTCCCAAAAGTGCCGGATTGTTATGCCTTTTCTGCATCAGCTCATCGGTTGTACTTGCCACCCTATTTTACAACCAGGATAAAACGATCGTATTATTTTTAAATCACCTTCGTAACCCGACAAGAGACTTATTTTGGCTAACTGTCACTAATTCAGCCGGTATTATCGCCTATGGAACTAGTTTTATCGCACTGATCGTTTCCCTGTTCACGAAAGAAAAAGAGCTGAAATATAAATGTATGGCAATAGTGGCAGCCGCTATATTCTCAGCCACTACAGCTACCGCACTGAAATTCATCATCCAAAAACCAAGGCCTGTCCGCATGCTGACAACCATTCATGTATTAGGCCCGGCTGGCGGGTGGTCATACCCATCCGGACACACCAGCGATGCTTTTTTCCTGGCAATGGCTTTAGCTTTGACGTTGCCACAGTACAAGAAAACGGTCTTCCTATTCTATATCTGGGCACTACTTGTGGGCTTCAGCCGGATTTATTTAGGTGCGCATTATTTGTCCGATGTGCTTGGCGGTATAGGCGTTGGGAGCGCTATGAGTTTACTGGCTTATCGATTGATTGAATCGGTGGCAAAAAAGCACCATGCATTACTGTAG
- a CDS encoding phosphatase PAP2 family protein, with the protein MINILLLNRLWLVFLLLVLVSGVHAQNLDLRLLESINGPVNPGPDARWRAVTNSAIPIAIATPVTLFIAGQIGHDKNLKEQSYVALGSLAGSEILSTTLKAITHRNRPFVDHSDVIFAKEFPADYSMPSGHTTVAFSTATTLSLSFPKWYVIVPAFSYAAAVGYSRMYLGVHYPSDVLGGALLGSASAYITYKANKWLRKHKKIN; encoded by the coding sequence ATGATAAATATACTTTTGTTGAATAGGTTATGGCTTGTCTTTTTATTGTTGGTGTTGGTAAGTGGTGTCCATGCGCAAAATCTGGACCTGCGTTTACTGGAAAGCATTAATGGCCCGGTAAACCCAGGTCCAGATGCCAGATGGCGCGCAGTAACCAACAGTGCTATCCCCATCGCAATTGCAACTCCTGTCACCCTTTTTATAGCGGGACAGATCGGTCATGATAAAAACCTGAAAGAGCAATCTTACGTGGCGCTGGGTTCCCTGGCCGGCTCGGAAATATTGAGCACTACATTAAAGGCTATCACTCATCGTAACCGGCCGTTTGTTGATCATAGTGACGTGATATTTGCCAAGGAATTCCCTGCTGATTATAGCATGCCATCAGGGCATACTACAGTCGCTTTTTCTACGGCCACAACATTGAGCCTGTCTTTTCCAAAATGGTATGTGATTGTACCTGCCTTCAGTTATGCGGCAGCCGTGGGCTATTCGCGTATGTATCTCGGTGTGCATTACCCCAGTGATGTACTGGGCGGTGCTTTATTGGGATCGGCTTCAGCATACATCACCTACAAGGCCAATAAATGGTTAAGAAAACATAAAAAGATCAATTAA
- a CDS encoding TolC family protein, whose translation MRYLLIFFILMYLFSGSLKAQSKLDDFLELSYTNSPLLNEARNQQVVNQAEAERIRALTTKLQLSLNANYLFAPVYITDAGHKGFDLNAGGAVNYYGYDLGTTNGGSLQGLLVTNQPLFAGRRAGILAAQSLVNVQIYQNTVQLTRHDLEKAITDQYMLCLLDKKQVGNSMANMKIIDQQRLIVKKLVNASLLKNSDLILLNIEYENNQNILLAYQAAYHKDLLELRIMSGSRDTAEVELAPLELKLKTPVDRSAYLERFRLDSLGLVATQNAFETKYRLQISVFGNTGLNATHFNNLYDRFGLGAGLSLTWSILDGHQKEITRRKTTLQLQSVAFNKSNAQLQNDLRKKQALDELMSYDGRVKNQQKQLAEYESLLTSYRTQVIQAQLSVIDFINVLKNRTIAQRDLLQLETNRNLLINAYNYWNW comes from the coding sequence ATGAGATATCTATTGATCTTTTTCATACTGATGTACCTATTCTCAGGATCACTGAAGGCGCAGTCGAAGTTGGATGATTTCCTTGAGCTGAGTTATACCAATAGCCCGTTGCTTAATGAGGCCAGGAACCAACAGGTGGTCAATCAGGCAGAGGCGGAACGGATACGCGCATTAACCACCAAATTACAGTTAAGCCTTAATGCCAATTATCTCTTCGCCCCGGTATATATTACCGATGCCGGACATAAGGGCTTTGATCTTAACGCCGGCGGCGCTGTCAATTATTACGGATACGACCTTGGTACCACCAATGGCGGAAGCTTGCAAGGATTACTGGTGACGAATCAACCCTTATTTGCCGGCCGGCGGGCCGGTATTTTGGCAGCGCAGTCGCTGGTTAACGTACAGATCTATCAAAACACCGTACAGTTAACCCGTCATGATCTGGAAAAGGCCATCACCGACCAGTATATGCTCTGCCTGCTCGACAAAAAGCAGGTGGGTAACTCCATGGCCAATATGAAGATCATCGACCAGCAGCGCTTGATCGTCAAAAAACTTGTGAATGCCAGTTTGCTCAAAAACTCCGACCTGATCTTATTAAATATCGAATATGAAAACAACCAGAATATTTTACTGGCCTATCAGGCAGCTTATCACAAAGACCTGCTGGAGCTAAGGATCATGAGCGGCAGCCGTGATACAGCCGAGGTGGAATTGGCCCCGTTGGAACTAAAGTTAAAAACGCCGGTTGACCGATCCGCCTACCTGGAAAGATTCAGGTTGGACAGCCTTGGTCTGGTTGCCACTCAAAATGCTTTTGAAACCAAATACCGGCTGCAAATAAGTGTTTTCGGCAATACGGGGCTTAATGCCACACACTTCAATAATCTTTATGATCGCTTCGGGCTGGGCGCAGGTTTAAGCCTGACATGGAGCATCCTGGATGGACATCAGAAAGAGATCACCCGTCGTAAAACGACGCTGCAACTGCAATCCGTCGCTTTTAATAAAAGTAACGCGCAACTGCAAAATGATCTTCGAAAAAAACAAGCGCTGGATGAACTCATGTCTTATGATGGCAGGGTAAAAAACCAGCAAAAACAGCTCGCTGAATATGAATCCTTGCTTACCAGCTACCGTACACAGGTCATCCAGGCCCAGCTTTCAGTGATCGATTTTATTAATGTGCTGAAGAACCGCACTATAGCCCAACGCGATTTGCTGCAGCTGGAAACTAACCGAAACTTATTGATCAACGCCTATAACTACTGGAATTGGTAA
- a CDS encoding YnfA family protein — MMNVLKSVSVFVLAGLLEIGGGYLVWQWLKEGKPIWYGVAGAFILAMYGVVATWQTVSFGRAYAAYGGIFILMALIWAWKIDGFKPDRWDVIGALIAVIGACIIIYMPRNR; from the coding sequence ATGATGAATGTGCTTAAATCTGTTTCTGTATTTGTACTCGCCGGCCTGCTCGAGATCGGCGGCGGTTATCTCGTTTGGCAATGGCTAAAAGAGGGCAAGCCCATTTGGTATGGCGTGGCAGGCGCTTTTATCCTGGCCATGTATGGCGTTGTCGCAACCTGGCAAACAGTAAGCTTCGGCCGGGCCTATGCCGCCTATGGAGGCATTTTTATATTGATGGCGCTCATTTGGGCCTGGAAGATCGATGGCTTCAAGCCTGATCGATGGGATGTGATCGGTGCCTTAATAGCGGTAATTGGCGCATGTATAATTATTTATATGCCGCGAAACCGGTAA
- a CDS encoding EamA family transporter: MWWIYALLSAFFASLTAIFAKIGVKNVNSDLATAIRTIVILVVAWGIAFARGEVKGIGDLSKNTWIFLGLSGLATGLSWIFYYKALQMGKVSQVAPVDKLSVALTIILSVIFLKETVSLKAALGAGLIICGTLVLIF, encoded by the coding sequence ATGTGGTGGATATACGCTTTATTATCAGCATTCTTTGCTTCCCTAACGGCCATCTTTGCCAAGATCGGCGTAAAGAATGTTAACTCGGACCTTGCAACTGCTATCCGTACGATAGTCATACTTGTTGTCGCCTGGGGAATAGCGTTCGCACGCGGTGAAGTTAAAGGCATCGGTGACCTATCGAAAAATACGTGGATTTTCTTAGGTCTGTCAGGATTAGCGACTGGCCTGTCATGGATTTTTTATTACAAGGCATTGCAGATGGGGAAGGTTTCTCAGGTTGCTCCCGTAGATAAATTGAGCGTGGCGCTTACCATTATCCTCTCGGTTATCTTCCTTAAAGAAACCGTATCCCTAAAAGCGGCCTTGGGTGCAGGCCTGATTATTTGCGGAACACTGGTACTGATCTTTTGA
- a CDS encoding efflux RND transporter permease subunit, with the protein MTEKKNYFRQFSRPILFVGALLLAAGVYFYTHMQTNLFPEVLFPRVAVIAEAGQLPIDRMMLTVTKPLESAVKKVRGVTIVKSSTSRGSVTIDVYFDWGLDTYAQKTQIESRVNEIKNFLPPGINMSIEAMNQSLFPVYGYTLSSKTHGQVALKDQAYLTLRPIFSRIKGIANVVTRGGRSKEFVIIPDAVKMSALGVTPSEVKTAFANNNYVLSNGNLADFNRMYLTLTDTRVMDVDGLSNLTIRNDGARLIKLRDFATVDVQEQQEFVIVNANGKNAIQIDLVKQPGVNLIDFAKDAAAKADEVRKALPDDYELTPYYDQSAFVGDSIHSVIKTIYEGLILAVIVMIFFLRSWRSSLAVMLSIPVTLGFTITVLYLAGITINVMSLGAIAASVGLIIDDAIVIIEQIHREHEEYADKNIFDVVIDAIRALFPAMIGSSLATIVIFFPFRLMSGLAGSFFKELSDTMQITLVCSFLVTWLLLPVLHMVVGYRPHKGSQHKHNDFTNDKLSWLTRTFKKPVFALLFIALLGLSAYIASAKLETGFLPNLDEGTIVLDYFSPAGTSLEETDRLCRQMEKIVTAQPEVETYSRRTGVKMAFKTTQPNFGDYSIQLKKDRNKTTDEVISELRDQIAAHVPLMHISFGQRISDLLGDLMSTPAPIEIKIFGDDYAKLQELDKQATGILQKINGVADLDDGLIPAGPSLEFVPDQDKLDLFKISLTDFQMQLSAYTGGVPLGMNAAIAEPSASQAALTGGIQIGDLQDGQQMRKILLRFTNFKDNDLEHLKKQLIFLPNGQTRPLSFFCTVNVLPGEVQQTREDLKSNIILTARLDGRHLGSAIAEIQQKLSAGLNLPKGYFISYGGAYSEQQQSFNELLLILGLAVVLVFAVLLFLFRDWFLAGLVILISVLGICGSILALYLVNIPLNVSSYTGIIMIVGIIAENAIFTLNQFRFNLADSGDVDTSINYAISLRIRPKLMTAIGAILALMPLALGIGLGAQMQQPLAVAVIGGFFAALPLLLFVFPSLIRLGYRKHLKTNKI; encoded by the coding sequence ATGACAGAAAAGAAAAACTATTTCCGGCAGTTTTCCCGCCCGATCTTATTTGTGGGTGCCCTATTGTTGGCTGCGGGCGTCTATTTCTATACGCATATGCAGACCAACCTCTTTCCCGAGGTGCTGTTCCCGCGTGTGGCCGTTATTGCCGAGGCTGGCCAGTTGCCCATTGACCGTATGATGCTGACGGTGACCAAGCCGTTAGAAAGCGCTGTCAAAAAAGTCCGGGGTGTAACTATCGTAAAAAGCAGTACCAGCCGGGGCAGCGTAACCATAGATGTGTATTTTGACTGGGGCCTGGATACCTATGCGCAAAAAACACAGATCGAAAGCCGGGTTAATGAGATCAAAAACTTTTTACCACCCGGTATAAATATGTCCATCGAAGCGATGAACCAATCGCTTTTCCCGGTATATGGCTATACGCTGTCCAGCAAAACCCATGGGCAGGTGGCTTTGAAAGACCAGGCCTACCTAACCTTGCGGCCCATATTTTCCAGGATTAAAGGCATTGCTAATGTGGTGACAAGAGGCGGCCGTTCCAAAGAGTTCGTCATCATACCCGATGCCGTTAAAATGTCTGCATTGGGTGTCACACCATCTGAAGTTAAAACAGCATTTGCCAACAATAATTACGTCCTTTCCAATGGTAACCTGGCTGATTTTAACCGGATGTACCTAACCCTCACGGATACCCGTGTAATGGACGTAGACGGCCTTTCTAATCTGACCATTCGCAACGATGGCGCAAGACTAATCAAACTTCGTGATTTTGCCACTGTAGACGTGCAGGAGCAGCAGGAATTTGTCATTGTCAACGCTAACGGAAAGAATGCTATCCAGATAGACCTGGTTAAGCAGCCCGGAGTTAACCTCATCGATTTTGCAAAAGATGCGGCTGCAAAAGCCGACGAAGTACGCAAAGCTTTACCCGACGATTATGAACTTACGCCCTATTACGACCAAAGCGCTTTTGTTGGCGATAGTATTCACAGCGTGATCAAAACGATCTACGAGGGATTGATCCTTGCCGTCATCGTCATGATCTTCTTTTTAAGATCATGGAGGTCAAGTTTGGCGGTGATGCTGTCTATACCTGTTACGCTGGGCTTTACCATCACGGTACTTTACCTGGCCGGAATAACGATTAACGTTATGTCTCTTGGGGCTATCGCTGCCTCGGTGGGGCTGATCATTGATGATGCCATCGTCATCATTGAACAGATACACCGCGAACATGAAGAATATGCGGATAAAAATATTTTTGATGTGGTGATAGATGCGATCAGGGCCTTGTTCCCTGCGATGATCGGCTCCTCACTCGCAACTATCGTCATCTTCTTTCCGTTCAGGCTGATGAGCGGGCTGGCTGGCAGCTTTTTTAAAGAACTATCCGATACCATGCAGATCACTTTGGTCTGCTCGTTCCTGGTTACCTGGCTTCTTTTGCCGGTTTTGCACATGGTTGTAGGTTACCGGCCTCATAAAGGCAGCCAACATAAACATAATGACTTCACGAACGATAAGCTTTCCTGGCTAACACGCACTTTTAAAAAACCAGTGTTTGCGCTGTTGTTTATTGCGTTGCTGGGCCTGTCTGCTTACATCGCGTCCGCTAAACTGGAAACCGGATTTTTGCCGAACCTGGATGAAGGCACCATTGTACTGGATTACTTCTCACCTGCAGGCACTTCGTTAGAGGAAACAGACCGGCTATGCCGGCAGATGGAAAAGATCGTTACGGCACAGCCCGAAGTGGAAACCTATTCCCGTCGTACAGGTGTCAAGATGGCCTTTAAAACTACCCAGCCTAACTTTGGCGACTATTCCATTCAGTTAAAGAAAGATCGTAATAAAACCACCGACGAAGTGATCAGCGAACTTCGGGATCAAATAGCTGCCCATGTGCCGCTGATGCATATTTCATTTGGCCAGCGTATTTCCGATCTGTTAGGCGACCTGATGAGTACGCCTGCACCGATCGAGATCAAGATATTCGGTGACGATTATGCCAAACTTCAGGAACTGGATAAACAAGCGACCGGCATACTGCAAAAGATCAACGGCGTAGCCGACCTTGATGACGGATTGATTCCTGCCGGCCCTTCCCTGGAATTCGTTCCTGATCAGGATAAACTCGACCTGTTCAAAATTTCCCTGACCGATTTCCAGATGCAATTATCGGCATATACCGGGGGCGTGCCTTTAGGCATGAACGCTGCCATTGCCGAACCATCGGCTTCGCAGGCTGCCCTGACCGGGGGTATACAGATCGGCGATCTGCAGGATGGGCAGCAGATGCGGAAGATATTGCTGCGCTTTACCAATTTTAAGGACAATGACCTTGAACACCTGAAAAAGCAGCTGATCTTTTTACCCAATGGGCAAACCCGGCCCTTGTCTTTTTTCTGCACGGTAAATGTTTTACCGGGTGAGGTGCAGCAAACCCGGGAAGACCTTAAATCCAACATCATTTTAACTGCCCGGCTGGACGGCCGTCACCTCGGCAGCGCCATTGCAGAGATACAGCAAAAACTCTCTGCCGGATTGAATTTGCCCAAAGGCTATTTTATAAGCTATGGCGGTGCGTACTCCGAACAGCAGCAATCTTTTAATGAACTGTTATTGATCCTTGGGCTTGCGGTGGTATTGGTGTTTGCGGTTTTATTATTCCTATTCAGAGATTGGTTTTTGGCAGGTCTGGTCATTCTGATCTCAGTCCTTGGCATATGCGGCAGCATCTTGGCTCTTTACCTGGTCAATATCCCGTTAAATGTAAGTAGCTATACGGGCATTATCATGATCGTCGGCATTATTGCCGAGAACGCCATTTTTACGCTTAACCAATTCCGTTTCAATCTGGCTGACAGCGGCGACGTAGACACTTCCATAAATTATGCGATAAGCCTGCGTATCCGCCCTAAGTTAATGACGGCTATCGGCGCCATTCTGGCATTGATGCCGTTAGCACTAGGTATTGGCTTAGGTGCGCAAATGCAGCAGCCGTTAGCAGTTGCGGTTATTGGTGGTTTTTTTGCAGCGCTGCCTTTACTGCTATTTGTATTCCCTTCCCTGATCCGGCTTGGCTACCGTAAGCATCTTAAAACCAATAAAATTTAA
- a CDS encoding YncE family protein — MKIYSLLVSFLLLVSVANAQEKLKLINTVPLPAVKGSFDLMAYDNGHHRLFLSAQDNHSVEVIDLQKGRLIRSLPGFNEPKWCCYDPETALLYVATGKDGKVTALNTHTFQTVNTYTFREKCNNLRFDAQTHQLFVGVGDTFGAIGIIDLRQQKIIGRILLAGYPKQFELAAQRIYVNVPGKGLVQVIDRQTSKIIANWQVSPSNDNVPMALDREHQLLYIGCASGRLVVYNVSSGKQVGAIPIHKDVDGIYLDPKRQRLYASCGEGFIDIIGIDKQHWASVGQVTTRVGAGTSLFIPQINRYVLAEPQTTKLPASIQVYQTN; from the coding sequence ATGAAAATATATAGTTTACTGGTATCATTTTTATTATTAGTAAGTGTAGCAAATGCACAAGAAAAACTCAAATTAATCAATACCGTACCCCTTCCGGCGGTTAAAGGAAGTTTTGACCTCATGGCCTATGATAATGGTCATCATCGCCTTTTCCTTTCGGCTCAGGACAATCATTCGGTAGAAGTGATCGATCTGCAAAAGGGCAGATTGATCAGAAGTCTGCCTGGCTTTAATGAGCCTAAGTGGTGCTGTTACGATCCCGAAACAGCCTTGCTTTATGTGGCGACAGGTAAAGACGGTAAGGTTACTGCCCTTAATACCCATACTTTTCAAACCGTTAACACTTATACTTTCCGGGAAAAATGCAATAATCTACGATTCGATGCCCAAACCCATCAGCTTTTTGTAGGCGTTGGTGATACTTTCGGCGCTATTGGAATTATCGACCTGCGGCAGCAGAAGATCATTGGCCGAATTCTGCTGGCAGGCTACCCCAAACAGTTTGAATTAGCCGCCCAGCGCATCTATGTTAATGTTCCGGGCAAAGGGCTGGTACAGGTGATCGACCGACAAACGTCCAAAATAATAGCCAACTGGCAGGTATCTCCATCAAATGACAATGTACCTATGGCGCTTGACCGCGAACACCAACTGCTCTACATAGGATGCGCTAGTGGTCGTTTGGTTGTATACAATGTTTCAAGCGGAAAGCAGGTAGGCGCAATACCCATACATAAAGATGTGGATGGCATTTACCTTGACCCAAAGCGTCAACGGCTGTATGCGTCTTGTGGCGAAGGATTTATAGACATCATCGGCATTGACAAACAACATTGGGCCAGTGTTGGCCAGGTAACAACGCGGGTTGGTGCCGGCACGTCTTTGTTCATCCCCCAGATCAATCGCTATGTGCTCGCGGAGCCACAGACAACCAAACTGCCTGCTTCTATTCAGGTCTACCAGACGAATTAA
- a CDS encoding sensor histidine kinase translates to MKLLAKTSRILLGYAIVVLLVSIPLFYFVIEQLYYQDVDDALRLRKKELTIRTKKLHRERDIALWLAMDNDVKISLSAPPLRDSIYPKLYMDTLAHEMEPYRELATSLQVNHKLYHATIRRSLVESQDLIVGIAEVQGVLLIIMFIGWLLISRSISKKIWQPFDRIIEWLQNYQVDKEQPLINPVSGIVEFDQLNRVVNELVSKNKKAYQDQKNFIENASHEMQTPVAILQSKLDLLIQSKGLTAEQAHHLQSSYEVIERLTHLNQSLLLLSKIENQQFPDLVEVSVKATVTKILKHLEALIDDKPVSLNVEHHGDKMLHGHPVLVEILLSNLITNAVHHTPANGHIYISITDDGFLIENSGTPLPFDDNKLFSRFGKKSTNRHGVGLGLAIAFEISQLYQLKLNYQFKEHIHQFSIRF, encoded by the coding sequence ATGAAGCTATTAGCTAAAACCTCGAGGATACTGCTGGGGTATGCTATTGTTGTCCTGCTGGTGAGCATACCCCTTTTTTATTTTGTGATCGAGCAGTTGTATTATCAGGATGTAGATGATGCATTAAGGTTACGAAAAAAGGAATTGACCATCAGGACTAAGAAGTTACACCGCGAGCGGGACATTGCGCTATGGCTGGCTATGGATAACGATGTTAAGATCAGTCTATCTGCCCCACCACTCCGCGATTCCATTTATCCCAAACTGTATATGGACACCTTGGCGCATGAAATGGAGCCTTACCGTGAACTGGCTACTTCGCTGCAGGTGAATCATAAATTATATCATGCGACCATTCGCCGGTCATTGGTCGAAAGCCAGGACCTTATTGTTGGCATTGCTGAAGTACAAGGAGTTTTATTGATCATCATGTTCATCGGCTGGCTGTTGATCAGTCGGAGTATTTCTAAAAAGATATGGCAACCATTTGACCGCATCATTGAATGGCTTCAAAATTATCAGGTTGACAAAGAGCAACCATTGATAAACCCGGTCTCCGGGATCGTGGAGTTTGACCAATTGAACAGGGTCGTCAACGAACTGGTCAGTAAAAATAAAAAGGCCTATCAGGATCAGAAAAATTTTATCGAGAATGCCTCTCACGAGATGCAAACACCTGTAGCCATTCTACAGTCCAAACTTGACTTGCTGATACAATCCAAAGGCCTGACCGCGGAACAGGCGCATCACCTGCAATCATCGTACGAAGTAATAGAGCGTCTGACTCATTTAAACCAGAGTTTGCTCTTGTTATCCAAGATAGAAAATCAGCAATTCCCCGATCTGGTGGAAGTAAGTGTAAAAGCGACCGTTACAAAAATACTTAAACACCTTGAGGCATTGATCGACGATAAACCGGTCAGCCTCAATGTCGAACACCATGGAGACAAAATGCTTCATGGGCATCCGGTCTTAGTAGAAATATTACTCTCAAACCTCATTACCAATGCCGTTCATCATACACCTGCAAACGGGCACATTTATATTTCCATCACAGACGACGGTTTTTTGATCGAAAACTCAGGAACACCGCTGCCCTTTGATGATAACAAGCTATTTTCCCGGTTCGGTAAAAAGAGCACAAATCGCCATGGTGTTGGTCTGGGTCTGGCCATTGCGTTCGAGATCAGCCAGCTTTACCAGCTGAAGTTAAATTATCAGTTTAAAGAACATATACATCAATTCTCCATCCGTTTTTAG